One genomic segment of Ictalurus punctatus breed USDA103 chromosome 4, Coco_2.0, whole genome shotgun sequence includes these proteins:
- the LOC108264191 gene encoding ribonuclease P protein subunit p25-like protein, with the protein MDLSIRHDEHLSFPGETNTAHHTSAPPALPSHSPILKQGLAAGFKRVCRTEEDSPCPFPGLLPGVLEMRVKEGSKIRNLMGFAMARMQCEEGNSKQVGLRQVVFTGSGRAVTKTITCVEIMKRKVGGLHQLTKLCYKGVREVWESQEGGGAKMTVHRTVPSISILLSKDPLNPLEPGYQPPEMQSPLWEERHDSDAVCSDAGKRQFDYPVIQSETESKRFCPQGGISIN; encoded by the coding sequence ATGGATCTGAGCATCAGGCATGATGAGCATCTATCCTTCCCGGGTGAGACAAATACTGCTCACCACACCTCTGCACCTCCTGCCCTTCCCTCCCACAGCCCAATCCTGAAGCAGGGTCTTGCGGCTGGCTTTAAGAGGGTGTGCCGGACAGAGGAGGATAGCCCATGCCCGTTTCCAGGGCTGCTCCCAGGCGTCTTGGAGATGAGAGTGAAAGAAGGCAGTAAGATCCGTAACCTGATGGGCTTCGCAATGGCAAGGATGCAGTGTGAAGAAGGAAACAGCAAACAGGTTGGCCTGAGGCAGGTGGTGTTCACCGGTTCAGGCCGAGCAGTCACCAAAACCATCACCTGTGTCGAGATAATGAAGAGGAAAGTGGGTGGACTCCACCAGCTGACTAAACTGTGCTATAAAGGTGTTCGAGAGGTGTGGGAGAGTCAGGAAGGAGGCGGTGCTAAAATGACTGTCCACAGGACTGTGCCATCTATTAGTATCCTTCTCTCTAAGGACCCGTTGAACCCCCTTGAGCCAGGATATCAGCCCCCTGAGATGCAGAGTCCGCTCTGGGAGGAAAGACATGATAgtgatgcagtgtgtagtgATGCAGGAAAAAGGCAGTTTGACTACCCTGTCATACAGAGCGAAACAGAGTCCAAAAGATTCTGTCCTCAAGGTGGAATCTCTATAAATTAA